The following proteins are co-located in the Apium graveolens cultivar Ventura chromosome 5, ASM990537v1, whole genome shotgun sequence genome:
- the LOC141660478 gene encoding uncharacterized protein LOC141660478 has protein sequence MDILGPFPVASGRRKFIVVAIKYFMKWIEAKALAKITTKQVTQFFWENVICRYGVPHILVTDNRKQLKNIEFREYCDDNSIELRFTSVAHPQQNRKEEVANRIILDGLKKRVEHLRNTWVDDFLPILWVYHTTCKVTTEATPFMLAYGAEAVMPFEITHRSPRIEAYEPETNKEGMRLTLDLIDEVRDKAKAHNAEH, from the coding sequence ATGGACATACTTGGACCATTTCCTGTAGCATCAGGACGGAGGAAGTTCATTGTGGTAGCTATAAAATACTTTATGAAGTGGATTGAGGCTAAAGCACTGGCCAAAATAACCACCAAGCAAGTTACTCAATTCTTCTGGGAGAATGTGATATGCCGATATGGAGTCCCACACATCCTTGTCACTGATAATAGGAAACAATTAAAAAATATAGAATTCAGAGAGTACTGCGATGATAATAGCATAGAACTTCGCTTCACCTCGGTTGCACACCCACAACAAAACAGGAAAGAGGAagttgctaacagaatcatccttgatggacttaagaagaGGGTCGAACACTTGAGAAACACTTGGGTGGATGATTTTCTACCTATACTATGGGTATATCATACCACCTGCAAAGTGACAACTGAAGCTACCCCATTCATGCTGGCTTACGGAGCCGAGGCAGTGATGCCCTTTGAGATCACTCATAGATCCCCTAGGATCGAAGCTTACGAGCCAGAGACCAACAAAGAAGGCATGAGGCTCACTCTCGATCTCATTGACGAGGTCAGAGATAAGGCTAAAGCCCACAATGCAGAGCATTAA